A segment of the Brienomyrus brachyistius isolate T26 chromosome 13, BBRACH_0.4, whole genome shotgun sequence genome:
ACTCTCACAGACTCACACAAAGCCTAGTTGGGTTACAGTGAAGTTGGGAACGAACAACAGGCAATGAGATAAGGGGGGAACTGCATTATATGGGGGCTGTGCATCAgcaccaacaccccccccccctcccccaaactggGACTCTTATCACAAGAGCATGGCTGACTACCTCTGACAGCAATGTGGCACTCTCATGTGACCACAgaaccacactcacaccctgccCGGCAAGACGAGCAGTTATACAAAGTCAGCACactaaaataataacaatgttTTTATAGATTTTTGAAGTGAACACAGAGCAACGTTTGTCATTTGTAAACTAGATATTtttttgaatattttaatttttttttttaaaacagtttGTGATGCAAAACTGTAAATGTTTGCACTTAAAACAGCCCAGAGTCGAGGTCAGCTCACAGTCTCTCagcttatttcagtatatttccatttgtttagcagacacttttatccaaaccaATGCACACATTTTTGAGAAGCCATTCAGAGCTATtgaccttgctgaaaggcccaatagTGACATCAATCTGCtgaccttgggatttgaaccagcaaccttctgcttACAGACTCAGACATCAGAGGTAAAAACTGCACACTTTTGTCAAAGCTTCAACTGAGCTGCCTCCAGCTTGCAGTGTCTGACCCTATAAGCAATGACTATCATAGAAATGAATCGTTTGGGTCACAGTTAATCACACTATACTCCCCAAACCTGCTGCCACCTTTCATTTCCATAGCCTAGTGGTTACTGTATCACGCTCGCCTTGCACACGGAAAGTCCTCGGTTTGTGACTTAGAAACatgttcacagtggggtgggtcaGGGTGGTTGGGCCTTTGTGCCTGTaagcagaaggttgctggttcaaatcctgtcctCAACAGAGTGCCACATCTCTgttaggcccttgagcaaggtcatTAACCCCCAAAAAATGCTCCAGGGTGCTGAATCTGTGCTCAGTCTCCAAGCTTTGCTCAAGATGGGATTTGCCAAAACTTAAGATATTCCAGAGTAGCCATGCCTGTACTTGTACTAATTTCTCATAGACCTCCACAGACACATGAAAACACACCATCTTATCTGCAGGGGCTGCCACTCCCTCTTGCCCTGCAGCTGCAAAGGATAGCCTGCATGATCACTGTAATCCTGCGCTGCTTAACTAGTAAGTTACTTAGTCAGAGACTCTGATGGTGAGACTGATGAAACTTACCTTTCATGAGGCTGGAGAAGGACTGCTGCTTGGTAAAGGGGACTTCACGTCGACTCATTTTTcctggtgggaagggggaattCAGTGATGGAATCTGAAGAAGGCACTTAGGGGTCCTCTACCCCACTGGCAGGCGTGTTTGGGCAATGCCCGAGCCCATGCGTGTAACGGTGGGGAACTGAAGGCGCAAAACCTCACACTcagacggggagggggggggggacactttcTCCAGCGGGCACAGCGGCCCCGACAGCTGACCTCCTGCCCGACTCTCTCTGCCCCAGAGTACATTTGCTGCAAACCACATAACTTAGTAGATGCGCAAGCCTTTTTCCTCCACCATACTGTAATACTGTACAGTAAACAGTCACTTCCTGCATCGTCCTGCATGACTTCACTTTCTTTCAAAAGTTACTTTCTTAAAAACAATAACGTCCTTATTGCCGTTGTTTTGTCTTCATAAATCATGAACTGATCCCGTACTAATATAAAGACGTTAACACGTATTGTTTTCGTACAAACAGGTGTGAAACAACAGGCgattaaagctgcaaataagatTCGGTAAGAAACGGTACGCAAAGAAGTCGGAGGCGCTCTTCGATCATTACAGCAGCGTTGAAAAGTTCCGGCTAATTTAAGATAATGATGGCAATGAAAGTACTTACAAGTGTCTCTCCGTGCCTGCAGTGAGACGGGGTAAGGGAGTACTGGTGAGACAGGAACAATTTTGCTGTACAGCCGCAAGTTGCACCCAATTAACCCCTTCACTTCCTCACTGTCATCGCAGTAACTCTCAGATAAAGGAGCGCCTTTCCTAAGAGTAAAATACAAAACGTCACTCTCTTATTATGTTCATCGtcgttattattatttgcaaacatttatttatttttataatactACCATATTCGGGATATTCTATTTTCGGAATGTGTGCATTTTAAATTTGTTTGCACCACGTTTACTTGTTTGCGCTCTGCATACTGTCTTTGCACTATATTTGTGAGTTCTTGCTGCTGTATGCAGTAGAAATTTCTCCAGAGATCAATTAAGTCAGCCGTACTTTTAATCTAATCGGGCTGTTTGGTTTTAAAAACGAATATAAAGATATGCACACCTACACAACTCGGCCGTGCCCTGAAAAGCAGTTGTTGTTACAGTGTAGAtgtccattaaaaaaaattaactttACATAGTCGTCAGTGTAACGTGCCTGGGGTGCCATCTACAGATGATGTGATGTCATTACAGGATATTGCATGCTGTCATAGACGTCAAGGAAAACGGTTAATGCATAACTTATTTTACTTCTAATCGCACTTTTCAGTTTAGATTAAAGAAAATGTACCATTTACGTAAGAATGAAAATGCTTTTCTGTCGCTCTCTAGTTAATGCACCCTGCTAAATCACATTCTGAATTGTAATGTCAGCCATTTAAAGCTCACAATATCTTGTTTTCCCATTGTTCGTTTTTCCCATTCTGTTTgcttctgcattgtttgcacgCGGCATGCGTTGCCCTCCGAGTGCTCCAGTTTCTTCATGCAGTCCAAAGACGGCTAACACAGGCTGATTGGTGTCTGAACAAAAGCATGATTCTTTATGTGAATCTGCGCGTGtgccctggcatcccatctgtgGTGTAcccagcctcatgccctgtgatgcccatcaccctgacctgcATACGAAGTAtgaaggtgggtggatggatttaTTTTCCTCATGTCATGtacatttgcaaaaaaaaaaaaaaaaaagctgttttCAAATAATTTATTTCTTGCAGTTTTTACCTTCATTCCACAGCCTCCAGTgtaaaacgcaaaaataaaatgtcaatGCAAGACTAACATTGTGCCTCTTGCGCCCTCTTGCGTTGACATTAAACAACTTTGTGCCACGGTGCATTTCCAGGCCTCTACCTTTCAATCGCAATATCTCGTCCTACGCTACATCGTTAAACCCCTAATATATATAGGACTGTAATAAATTACGGACCTATGTCAAGTTGCCCCATGACACAGTAGTGGCAGATAGTATCTACTCTGCATCTGCCCTGAAGAGTCCTTaagggtgggaggggcacaATGCTGTAGGCTCCCACAGACAGTCAGCATGGCTCAGAGTACGTGGCAGCGTAACCATGACGATGCAGCAAAGGACACTGAACAAGTCAGCCAGGCAGCGTAACCATAACGATGCAGCAAAGAAGATTGAACAAGTGAGCCAAAGACTCAATAGCTCATGGCAACTTAACCCAAGAAGAAGACTGGGAATTTTCTCAGCCTTGCTTTTCTGTGGCTTCTGAGCCTGGGATGCCCGTAACCATAGCTACATAACGGCTGACACTTTTAATCAGACCCAAACTTCATTCACATAATTAAATTTTGCAGTGATTTGGACCCATTCTTAAATAAGTGGGATGGTTATGTGCCCAGTTGAACAGTAAAGCGATTATTGTAACAATGGACATAAGGATCCAGTTCTGAGATTCTCTCAGAAATCTGTATTTAGCCGGCAGACTGTTGCTGGTTTGGTCATTGTGGGTCTTGACCACAGGCTGTTTCCCAGCCCCAAGCCAAAAGTGTCTTTGCAAAGATTAACATCATCTTCCCTCAATGGGTCACTTAGGATCTTCTCCAACTCTtagataattggttggaagatggatggatggatggatggatggatggatggatgtaccttTTCGCTCCCAAAGAAAAAACTGTCTAGAGCTTCTACCCTTGATAATCCAGCTGTTAAAAACAGCTTGAATCTGCAGTGATGATGTGGTGAGGTAAAAGGGTGCTATTTTCTGCTCTGTGGGGTGGCGGCCTGTAGTTTGAGAAGGCCCAAACACCCCCAGTTTTCCAGCCCAAGCCACCACAAGTCAATTGGAACCAGGGCATTTTGAGGTGTGCCGCAAAGTCAGCGAGAGTCAAGAACGATAACATCAAATGCAGTAATAAGACCCAAAGATAGAGGGCGGTGTAGGCTTGCTGTTGCCTTTGGCCACCACCTTTTGCTCAGAGAATCAGTTTATTCTGCGTTACAGTCCCTCTGGTGCCTGATTCAGCGTGGTTCAGGAAAGAAACTTAAACTCCCTGCCAGCAGATGGATTGTGTGATGGCCTTATTTATCACAGGGGGGGCATAATGTCTATCAGCCCCCCTGTTGACTCATGAACATACATAACGGATGTATCCGTGACCTAAAGTAGCTACTTATATACCTCAATGAAGCCACTCATTTATATTTACCTCTTTGGCTAACTGTCATAGTTTCGGGTCATAAACTAAGCCTTCAAGGATGTATGAATGACAGGCACATAGGTGTTTATGGTGCTGTTATGAACTAGTACTAGAAATGAGCGGGAAAGCAAGAGGCTATCGATGCAGGAATGCTTGATTTTTAATGTTTGACAAACAGCTGTGAAGCGTTTACTCTTGCTTACTCTTGGGACTGTAGAAGCTGTAAGACGCCCCTCACTGGATGAACGACATGGCTTGGTGAGAACCCCAGGAGGACAAGGGTTAGCAGAGTTGATGGGGGTGTAAAGTGAGAGATGAGAAGGTCAGTTTGATGCCCCCTGTCTTTTAGGAGTTTGAAGGCAGGTGGAGGTGATCTTATTCTCCACACTGCTGTAACGGTGACAGTGCTCTCAATGGTCTATCTGCCATCGCTGCACCTCCTTCACACTGCAAAGTCTTTCAGGCAGTTTGCAGGCTTGGGAAAACTTTACACAGATGCTGTCCTGATGAACGACAGCCCCAGTGTAGCTCCTGTGCTCAGtgctctgccccctgctggtcaacagGAGTACTGACTTACTGGGAAAGTGAGACCTGGACCCCACAGCATTCCTCTGACAGGCAGGGAGGAGAAggcatggatggatgaatccgCCCTGatcctggaccccccccccaccaacacccCTCCTGGAAGCTGCCAGGCCGGCTGAGGCCGGATGAGACTAGTTATGTCTGGCTGAGGActagggtatgtgtgtgtgtatgtgtttggagaggggggggggcagagagcagATATGCGGAGCAGGAATGCAGCTAcattctgggtggggggggggggtacacacaTATGTGTGTGCAATGTCCAGCATCCTTGTATAAATCACATGACCCATGTCGGGTTTAATACGGTACACATTGACACCAGAGCCAAACAGGCATCTACAGGTCAATCATTCAGCAAAAGTTTAATGTCTGGCACATCTATGATAAACCACGTATACAGAGGATGGAGTAGAACAATGATGATTTTTGGATTACCACAAGTTTAAACAATGTTTCCAGGAAACAAAAGACTTCAAATGATACAATGCCCTTATAGATTTTTCATGTATAAAAATAGTTCTCCATGAGTACAAGTGACatatataaaacatataaataatGACTTATTAATATACTTCATCTTATATACAATAAAAGatcaatatataaaatatatttatatacatagaCAGATTGCACATTCTTTGACAGAAATATTAAGTTCAAGTATAACAATGTCCTGGAGGTCGCTTTCTGCGCTTCACTCCAGGATCCCTTACCAACATGCATTGCACATTTTGGAGTCTCTATATAAGGTCTGCCTTGTCCTTCCAAGGAGACTCTTATCAGGTGACAGTGAGGTCCAGGCTGTCACATGATGTGTGGGCGGAGCCCTGAGGCGAGAGACAGCATCCCAGAGTCCTGCTGTCCAATCCTTCCTCGGAGGGGGGAGTAGATGTCCCACAGTCCTCTGGCATTGATGCTCCTCTACACCTTATGGGGTAGTCCCTTGTGCCCACCCTCTCCCCTGGGCAAATCCCCCCACTCTCCTGCAGGGTGATGAGCCCTCAAGATAAATAACCCTCCCGTACCCCCTCCCCCTATCCTCCACATTCTCAGTGGTGGAATTGGGTTGTTTTTCAGCTCTGCACTGGCAATCCGTAATTCATGTCTGCAGGAATGGTGCCCCCTGACGCCGACCCCCAGCCAGCGCTCGCCGTCTCCGGCCGTAGCCCCCTGGGCTGATCTTCTCCAAGGGGGCGCTGTTAGCATTCTGATGGTTGCTGAGCTCGCTGAGTCGGTGTGCTAGTATGTGCACAGTGCAGGTCGCGATGGGACAGCCCTGCCTCCAGCTCTGGTTGGAGGTTCCTTTGGACCTCCTGACCCGGACATTGAAGTCAGAGGTGCTGTGATGAAgaggagggaggaagaggaggagattAATCCATATGTATGACCATAACAGGT
Coding sequences within it:
- the LOC125706575 gene encoding pro-adrenomedullin-like, with the translated sequence MRPQTVLFLLLLVSMVATLSAATQNLGSKIRSRFSVWLMSRMKRHSGKVLVESKREQPELLVRAEDAKDTLNVHSSTSDFNVRVRRSKGTSNQSWRQGCPIATCTVHILAHRLSELSNHQNANSAPLEKISPGGYGRRRRALAGGRRQGAPFLQT